Proteins encoded by one window of Chaetodon trifascialis isolate fChaTrf1 chromosome 15, fChaTrf1.hap1, whole genome shotgun sequence:
- the LOC139343282 gene encoding thyroid hormone receptor alpha isoform X3, with translation MSNKQDSNSSEGDEKGWPDVPKRKSKNSQCSVKSMSGYIPSYLEKDEPCVVCGDKATGYHYRCITCEGCKGFFRRTIQKNLHPSYACKYEGCCIIDKITRNQCQLCRFKKCTSVGMAMDLVLDESKRVAKRRLIEENRQRRKREEMVRTLQLRPEPNNAEWELIRMATEAHRHTNAQGSSWKQKRKFLSDDIGQGPMVPTSDGDKVDLEAFSEFTKIMTPAITRVVDFAKKLPMFSELPCEDQIILLKGCCMEIMSLRAAVRYDPDSETLTLNGEMAVKREQLKNGGLGVVSDAIFDLGKSLAHFNLDDSEVALMQAVLLMSSDRSGLTSVEKIEQCQEAYLLAFEHYINYRKHNIPHFWPKLLMKVTDLRMIGACHASRFLHMKVECPNELFPPLFLEVFEDQEV, from the exons GGTACATTCCCAGCTACCTGGAGAAGGATGAGCCATGCGTGGTGTGTGGGGATAAGGCGACTGGCTACCACTACCGCTGCATCACCTGCGAGGGTTGCAAG GGTTTCTTCCGCAGGACCATCCAGAAGAACCTCCATCCATCTTATGCCTGTAAATATGAAGGCTGCTGCATCATCGACAAGATCACCCGCAACCAGTGCCAGCTGTGCCGCTTTAAGAAGTGCACCTCTGTGGGCATGGCCATGGACT TGGTCTTGGACGAGTCGAAGCGCGTGGCCAAGCGGCGCCTGATCGAGGAGAATCgacagagaaggaagagggaggagatggtTCGGACGCTGCAGTTGAGGCCGGAGCCAAACAACGCAGAGTGGGAGCTGATCAGGATGGCCACAGAGGCCCACCGGCACACCAACGCCCAGGGCTCCAGCTGGAAACAGAAGCGCAAGTTCCTG TCGGATGATATCGGCCAGGGTCCGATGGTGCCCACCTCTGATGGAGATAAGGTGGACCTGGAAGCCTTCAGCGAGTTCACCAAGATCATGACCCCCGCCATCACACGAGTCGTCGACTTTGCCAAGAAGTTGCCCATGTTCTCAGAG CTGCCTTGTGAAGACCAGATCATCTTGCTGAAGGGCTGCTGCATGGAGATCATGTCGCTGCGCGCCGCTGTACGCTACGATCCAGACAGCGAGACGCTGACGCTAAACGGCGAGATGGCCGTGAAACGGGAGCAGCTGAAGAACGGCGGGTTGGGCGTGGTGTCGGACGCCATCTTTGATTTGGGCAAGAGTCTGGCTCACTTTAACCTGGATGACTCGGAGGTGGCTCTGATGCAGGCCGTGCTGCTCATGAGCTCAG ACCGTTCAGGGCTGACCAGCGTGGAGAAGATCGAGCAGTGCCAAGAGGCCTACCTGCTGGCATTCGAGCACTACATCAACTACCGCAAGCACAACATTCCCCACTTCTGGCCCAAGCTGCTGATGAAGGTGACGGACCTGCGCATGATCGGAGCTTGCCATGCCAGCCGCTTCCTCCATATGAAGGTGGAGTGTCCCAACGAACTCTTTCCCCCGCTCTTCCTGGAGGTCTTCGAGGACCAGGAAGTGTGA
- the LOC139343282 gene encoding thyroid hormone receptor alpha isoform X1 codes for MSNKQDSNSSEGDEKGWPDVPKRKSKNSQCSVKSMSALSVSVPGYIPSYLEKDEPCVVCGDKATGYHYRCITCEGCKGFFRRTIQKNLHPSYACKYEGCCIIDKITRNQCQLCRFKKCTSVGMAMDLVLDESKRVAKRRLIEENRQRRKREEMVRTLQLRPEPNNAEWELIRMATEAHRHTNAQGSSWKQKRKFLSDDIGQGPMVPTSDGDKVDLEAFSEFTKIMTPAITRVVDFAKKLPMFSELPCEDQIILLKGCCMEIMSLRAAVRYDPDSETLTLNGEMAVKREQLKNGGLGVVSDAIFDLGKSLAHFNLDDSEVALMQAVLLMSSDRSGLTSVEKIEQCQEAYLLAFEHYINYRKHNIPHFWPKLLMKVTDLRMIGACHASRFLHMKVECPNELFPPLFLEVFEDQEV; via the exons CTCTTAGTGTTTCTGTTCCAGGGTACATTCCCAGCTACCTGGAGAAGGATGAGCCATGCGTGGTGTGTGGGGATAAGGCGACTGGCTACCACTACCGCTGCATCACCTGCGAGGGTTGCAAG GGTTTCTTCCGCAGGACCATCCAGAAGAACCTCCATCCATCTTATGCCTGTAAATATGAAGGCTGCTGCATCATCGACAAGATCACCCGCAACCAGTGCCAGCTGTGCCGCTTTAAGAAGTGCACCTCTGTGGGCATGGCCATGGACT TGGTCTTGGACGAGTCGAAGCGCGTGGCCAAGCGGCGCCTGATCGAGGAGAATCgacagagaaggaagagggaggagatggtTCGGACGCTGCAGTTGAGGCCGGAGCCAAACAACGCAGAGTGGGAGCTGATCAGGATGGCCACAGAGGCCCACCGGCACACCAACGCCCAGGGCTCCAGCTGGAAACAGAAGCGCAAGTTCCTG TCGGATGATATCGGCCAGGGTCCGATGGTGCCCACCTCTGATGGAGATAAGGTGGACCTGGAAGCCTTCAGCGAGTTCACCAAGATCATGACCCCCGCCATCACACGAGTCGTCGACTTTGCCAAGAAGTTGCCCATGTTCTCAGAG CTGCCTTGTGAAGACCAGATCATCTTGCTGAAGGGCTGCTGCATGGAGATCATGTCGCTGCGCGCCGCTGTACGCTACGATCCAGACAGCGAGACGCTGACGCTAAACGGCGAGATGGCCGTGAAACGGGAGCAGCTGAAGAACGGCGGGTTGGGCGTGGTGTCGGACGCCATCTTTGATTTGGGCAAGAGTCTGGCTCACTTTAACCTGGATGACTCGGAGGTGGCTCTGATGCAGGCCGTGCTGCTCATGAGCTCAG ACCGTTCAGGGCTGACCAGCGTGGAGAAGATCGAGCAGTGCCAAGAGGCCTACCTGCTGGCATTCGAGCACTACATCAACTACCGCAAGCACAACATTCCCCACTTCTGGCCCAAGCTGCTGATGAAGGTGACGGACCTGCGCATGATCGGAGCTTGCCATGCCAGCCGCTTCCTCCATATGAAGGTGGAGTGTCCCAACGAACTCTTTCCCCCGCTCTTCCTGGAGGTCTTCGAGGACCAGGAAGTGTGA
- the LOC139343282 gene encoding thyroid hormone receptor alpha isoform X4, whose translation MHILQPYCINRWPDVPKRKSKNSQCSVKSMSGYIPSYLEKDEPCVVCGDKATGYHYRCITCEGCKGFFRRTIQKNLHPSYACKYEGCCIIDKITRNQCQLCRFKKCTSVGMAMDLVLDESKRVAKRRLIEENRQRRKREEMVRTLQLRPEPNNAEWELIRMATEAHRHTNAQGSSWKQKRKFLSDDIGQGPMVPTSDGDKVDLEAFSEFTKIMTPAITRVVDFAKKLPMFSELPCEDQIILLKGCCMEIMSLRAAVRYDPDSETLTLNGEMAVKREQLKNGGLGVVSDAIFDLGKSLAHFNLDDSEVALMQAVLLMSSDRSGLTSVEKIEQCQEAYLLAFEHYINYRKHNIPHFWPKLLMKVTDLRMIGACHASRFLHMKVECPNELFPPLFLEVFEDQEV comes from the exons GGTACATTCCCAGCTACCTGGAGAAGGATGAGCCATGCGTGGTGTGTGGGGATAAGGCGACTGGCTACCACTACCGCTGCATCACCTGCGAGGGTTGCAAG GGTTTCTTCCGCAGGACCATCCAGAAGAACCTCCATCCATCTTATGCCTGTAAATATGAAGGCTGCTGCATCATCGACAAGATCACCCGCAACCAGTGCCAGCTGTGCCGCTTTAAGAAGTGCACCTCTGTGGGCATGGCCATGGACT TGGTCTTGGACGAGTCGAAGCGCGTGGCCAAGCGGCGCCTGATCGAGGAGAATCgacagagaaggaagagggaggagatggtTCGGACGCTGCAGTTGAGGCCGGAGCCAAACAACGCAGAGTGGGAGCTGATCAGGATGGCCACAGAGGCCCACCGGCACACCAACGCCCAGGGCTCCAGCTGGAAACAGAAGCGCAAGTTCCTG TCGGATGATATCGGCCAGGGTCCGATGGTGCCCACCTCTGATGGAGATAAGGTGGACCTGGAAGCCTTCAGCGAGTTCACCAAGATCATGACCCCCGCCATCACACGAGTCGTCGACTTTGCCAAGAAGTTGCCCATGTTCTCAGAG CTGCCTTGTGAAGACCAGATCATCTTGCTGAAGGGCTGCTGCATGGAGATCATGTCGCTGCGCGCCGCTGTACGCTACGATCCAGACAGCGAGACGCTGACGCTAAACGGCGAGATGGCCGTGAAACGGGAGCAGCTGAAGAACGGCGGGTTGGGCGTGGTGTCGGACGCCATCTTTGATTTGGGCAAGAGTCTGGCTCACTTTAACCTGGATGACTCGGAGGTGGCTCTGATGCAGGCCGTGCTGCTCATGAGCTCAG ACCGTTCAGGGCTGACCAGCGTGGAGAAGATCGAGCAGTGCCAAGAGGCCTACCTGCTGGCATTCGAGCACTACATCAACTACCGCAAGCACAACATTCCCCACTTCTGGCCCAAGCTGCTGATGAAGGTGACGGACCTGCGCATGATCGGAGCTTGCCATGCCAGCCGCTTCCTCCATATGAAGGTGGAGTGTCCCAACGAACTCTTTCCCCCGCTCTTCCTGGAGGTCTTCGAGGACCAGGAAGTGTGA
- the LOC139343282 gene encoding thyroid hormone receptor alpha isoform X2, giving the protein MHILQPYCINRWPDVPKRKSKNSQCSVKSMSALSVSVPGYIPSYLEKDEPCVVCGDKATGYHYRCITCEGCKGFFRRTIQKNLHPSYACKYEGCCIIDKITRNQCQLCRFKKCTSVGMAMDLVLDESKRVAKRRLIEENRQRRKREEMVRTLQLRPEPNNAEWELIRMATEAHRHTNAQGSSWKQKRKFLSDDIGQGPMVPTSDGDKVDLEAFSEFTKIMTPAITRVVDFAKKLPMFSELPCEDQIILLKGCCMEIMSLRAAVRYDPDSETLTLNGEMAVKREQLKNGGLGVVSDAIFDLGKSLAHFNLDDSEVALMQAVLLMSSDRSGLTSVEKIEQCQEAYLLAFEHYINYRKHNIPHFWPKLLMKVTDLRMIGACHASRFLHMKVECPNELFPPLFLEVFEDQEV; this is encoded by the exons CTCTTAGTGTTTCTGTTCCAGGGTACATTCCCAGCTACCTGGAGAAGGATGAGCCATGCGTGGTGTGTGGGGATAAGGCGACTGGCTACCACTACCGCTGCATCACCTGCGAGGGTTGCAAG GGTTTCTTCCGCAGGACCATCCAGAAGAACCTCCATCCATCTTATGCCTGTAAATATGAAGGCTGCTGCATCATCGACAAGATCACCCGCAACCAGTGCCAGCTGTGCCGCTTTAAGAAGTGCACCTCTGTGGGCATGGCCATGGACT TGGTCTTGGACGAGTCGAAGCGCGTGGCCAAGCGGCGCCTGATCGAGGAGAATCgacagagaaggaagagggaggagatggtTCGGACGCTGCAGTTGAGGCCGGAGCCAAACAACGCAGAGTGGGAGCTGATCAGGATGGCCACAGAGGCCCACCGGCACACCAACGCCCAGGGCTCCAGCTGGAAACAGAAGCGCAAGTTCCTG TCGGATGATATCGGCCAGGGTCCGATGGTGCCCACCTCTGATGGAGATAAGGTGGACCTGGAAGCCTTCAGCGAGTTCACCAAGATCATGACCCCCGCCATCACACGAGTCGTCGACTTTGCCAAGAAGTTGCCCATGTTCTCAGAG CTGCCTTGTGAAGACCAGATCATCTTGCTGAAGGGCTGCTGCATGGAGATCATGTCGCTGCGCGCCGCTGTACGCTACGATCCAGACAGCGAGACGCTGACGCTAAACGGCGAGATGGCCGTGAAACGGGAGCAGCTGAAGAACGGCGGGTTGGGCGTGGTGTCGGACGCCATCTTTGATTTGGGCAAGAGTCTGGCTCACTTTAACCTGGATGACTCGGAGGTGGCTCTGATGCAGGCCGTGCTGCTCATGAGCTCAG ACCGTTCAGGGCTGACCAGCGTGGAGAAGATCGAGCAGTGCCAAGAGGCCTACCTGCTGGCATTCGAGCACTACATCAACTACCGCAAGCACAACATTCCCCACTTCTGGCCCAAGCTGCTGATGAAGGTGACGGACCTGCGCATGATCGGAGCTTGCCATGCCAGCCGCTTCCTCCATATGAAGGTGGAGTGTCCCAACGAACTCTTTCCCCCGCTCTTCCTGGAGGTCTTCGAGGACCAGGAAGTGTGA